Genomic segment of Primulina tabacum isolate GXHZ01 chromosome 11, ASM2559414v2, whole genome shotgun sequence:
AGCTAGATTTAGCCACAGCAGGACGAGGCGGGATATGGACATTTGTTGGTATATGTGCAATAAGCGCGGCTTTTGGAGTTGCAGATGCTCATGTTCAGGGTGGAATGATTGGAGATCTCTCCTTTATGCAGCCTGAGTTTATTCAGGTTGATTTTACTTCTGATAACGGTGTCTTTGTTGTTTTTCGGATTCGAAAACTGATAAAATGACCTGTTTGAATTACATAACAGTCTTTTCTAGCTGGATTGGCTGCCTCTGGGGCTCTTACATCTGCTCTGAGATTGATCACAAAAGCAGCATTCGAGAATTCAAAAAACGGTCTACGGAAAGGAGCAAGTAATTTCTGAACTCATCTACTTTAATATTCTTGGGTACATTTTAATTCAAAACAAAATGACAGCTGATGTTTTTTATAATCCTTTATACCGTTTGAATTGATTTAATGCAGTTATGTTCTTTGCTATTTCGACATTTTTCGAGCTGGTCTGCCTCCTACTTTACGCCTTCATTTTTCCGAAGCTTCCGATTGTGAGATACTATCGCTCCAAAGCAGCATCAGAGGGATCAAAGACTGTTTCCGCTGATCTTGCTGCTGGAGGAGTCGAACTACAACCCGGACAAGTACGGATACATCCACACTTGATAAAAAGAATCAAGAACTTTAAAGCTAACCGAATTCGGTCTTCTCTTGATTTTTATGCAGACTGATCAACATGGAGCAAAATATTTGGAGCGACTGAGCAACAAAGAACTACTATCACGCAATGTCGATTATGCATTCGATATGTTTTTCATATACGCCCTCACCCTATCGATCTTCCCTGGTTTCTTATCCGAGGACACCGGATCACATAGCTTGGGAGGATGGTAAGGTTTTTCAAGTCCCAATAGCCTTAGTTCTCTTCACAGAAATGTTGTGACATTCTGCTGATTCGAGTCATGTTTAGGTACGCGCTTGTTCTCGTTGCCATGTACAACGTTTGGGACTTGATAGGGCGGTATGTGCCACTGATAGAGCGTATCAAGCTGAAGTCTCGGAAAGGCCTCGTGATGGCAGTTGTGGCTCGGTTTTTACTCATTCCCGCGTTCTACTTCACTGCTAAGTACGGTGATCAAGGATGGATGATAATGCTTACATCCATCTTGGGGCTAAGTAACGGTTATCTAACCGTTTGTGTGCTCACCTCTGCCCCGGAAGGCTACAAGGCAAGTATTTATACTACATATACCTATTGGATATGCACGCGTAAAATCGATGATTTCGTAATGCATTTTTGATATCGCAGGGGCCGGAGCAAAACGCGTTGGGGAACATACTTGTGGTGTTTCTCATTGGAGGTATATTCGCAGGAGTAACACTGGATTGGTTGTGGCTGATAGGGAAAGGTTGGTGAGATATAGATCCCAATGTTTATTTCTTGAATTAGCTATTCACCGAGTTGCATATTTTTGTACAGTAATTAACTTAGCATAAGATCGAAGTGGTATTATGTGACTGATTTAAGGCATGAATTCGAAAGACTCCCGTCTGCTAGACAAAAATATTCGATGCTTTATAAATTTTGAGACGAAGAAAAAAGTGGCTATGGAAATTTTAAGGGGGTCAGAGTATAATATTTTCTATGGGCTCCGTACTACTGTTGGCAATTTTTTTTCGAAATACGACCACTATGTCAAGAGACAGTATTTGCAAATCTCAGAGATCACAAAATATTgtgtttgtaaatattttaaaaaataaatatagatttttTTCTGTCCAAAGTTTTGCTTTTTAACCATTTGTAAACcatatcttatatttttctcagAGTTATATTCAATACAAAATGATATCTTGATAAATATCATTAACGGAATAGCATCCACAATCATAGAAATGTAtttaagattttattatttattaaaaattatttttaggaaTAAGCGACTTAAAAAGAAATATGGAGAAATTAGAAGGACTTGAACTGCGAAAGTGAGAGGCCAATTTAAAAGGTTTTGATTTGGGAAATGTTCGATCTGTTGGTAAATAAATGCATCACTTCGGATCCTAGCTAGAAGGAGCTTATCGCGTGCCTTTCGTGCCACTTGATAAATATTCGAAATAAGTTCGAACTTGTTTCAACTTTTTTTAAATCTGcgtgtttattatttattcggTAGTTTGTGAGTCGTTCGTGtcctttgatattttatttcgacaaataaatcatatttacctaatttgtatttttatgcaATGTACCCCAAATGCTAGGCTAAACACAGGTTATTTAAAACCTTTACAagctacatatatatatattgttataaATGAATACAAAATAATAACTAGAGAGaatataaaacaaaaacaagcaaaacAAATAAATTCAATGTATCAAAATAGTTACATGAATGACATATTTATATGTACAATAAACGGTATTTATGTTATCAAATATTCATTCTTCAAACTACCATAAGCTAGTGACGAAGGAATATCATAGCCTTCGCACGATTTTGCGACAATCTACTATTTTTCTATTTGATGGTATTTCCAATGCTCATAGCATCTAGATGTATTTCAACATCTAGTATTCAAGAGAGATAATTGTTGCCGGATATATCGAGAGCGGCAAATTCAAGCTTTGAAATATCTGACATGATCAAATCTATATAAAAACAATTTATTAATTAACAGATTATATGATATTCATAGAGAAACAATCGAATAAATAAATacaacaaatttaaaatatactataTGAATTCATGTAAACATATCATGAGATGGTAGTATCTTGATATGTgtcaaagaaaaaacaaaataattaacGTGTATATTGAGATGCCAcgaatttagaaatttttagGAATAAAAAATGATGAACATCTATATCTATGCAATCATGCTAATAATGTATTATAAATGAATTCAAAATACTAACCAGAgagaaaacaaagaaaaaagcAAGCAAAACAAGTAAATTCAATGTATCAAAAGGGCTACATGAATAACATATTTATAGATATAAGAAATCCTTAGATaagttaaatataatatcaaaatgaattgaTGTTATTACGATTTTTATCATCTCCGAAAG
This window contains:
- the LOC142519382 gene encoding equilibrative nucleotide transporter 3-like, which translates into the protein MASGYLEQGTAFNLKGKYAAIVVCWFLGNGCLFAWNSMLTIEDYYAYLFPRYHPSRVLTLVYQPFALGTLAILAYHEAKVNTRIRNIFGYAAFFVSTLLVLVLDLATAGRGGIWTFVGICAISAAFGVADAHVQGGMIGDLSFMQPEFIQSFLAGLAASGALTSALRLITKAAFENSKNGLRKGAIMFFAISTFFELVCLLLYAFIFPKLPIVRYYRSKAASEGSKTVSADLAAGGVELQPGQTDQHGAKYLERLSNKELLSRNVDYAFDMFFIYALTLSIFPGFLSEDTGSHSLGGWYALVLVAMYNVWDLIGRYVPLIERIKLKSRKGLVMAVVARFLLIPAFYFTAKYGDQGWMIMLTSILGLSNGYLTVCVLTSAPEGYKGPEQNALGNILVVFLIGGIFAGVTLDWLWLIGKGW